In Phragmites australis chromosome 16, lpPhrAust1.1, whole genome shotgun sequence, one DNA window encodes the following:
- the LOC133896468 gene encoding protein DESIGUAL 2-like: protein MAKVAAIWVGMVMFALDFTAGILAIQAQAAENKVKRVSAIFGRCKEPAYTAYVLGLVAAALLLIAHLTAYWPLNCFGWIYYSELDSIGASINRKLAVLSWMVFGVAFWLLLVGAMSNTKTSCWFIHFDTLVVGGNTCFIHAVITIAYYVTATAAAPEFA from the exons ATGGCTAAAGTGGCTGCCATTTGGGTGGGCATGGTGATGTTCGCCCTGGATTTCACTGCTGGGATCCTGGCGATCCAAGCTCAAGCTGCGGAAAACAAG GTTAAAAGAGTATCAGCCATCTTCGGCCGCTGTAAAGAACCAGCGTACACAGCTTATGTGCTCGGCCTCGTGGCCGCAGCGTTACTGCTTATTGCCCACTTAACTGCTTATTGGCCACTTAACTGCTTCGGATGGATCTACTACTCTGAATTGGATTCCATCGGTGCATCCATCAACAGGAAACTGGCAGTGCTCTCATG GATGGTCTTCGGTGTCGCATTCTGGCTGCTGCTCGTTGGGGCCATGTCCAATACCAAGACATCATGCTGGTTCATCCATTTTGACACCTTGGTCGTCGGCGGCAACACCTGCTTCATCCACGCCGTCATCACCATCGCCTACTATGTCACGGCCACCGCGGCAGCGCCGGAGTTTGCTTAG